In a single window of the Helicobacter felis ATCC 49179 genome:
- the groL gene encoding chaperonin GroEL (60 kDa chaperone family; promotes refolding of misfolded polypeptides especially under stressful conditions; forms two stacked rings of heptamers to form a barrel-shaped 14mer; ends can be capped by GroES; misfolded proteins enter the barrel where they are refolded when GroES binds): MATKEIKFSDGARNKLFEGVKQLHDAVKVTMGPRGRNVLIQKSYGAPSITKDGVSVAKEIELACPVANMGAQLVKEVASKTADAAGDGTTTATVLAYSIFKEGLRNITAGANPIEVKRGMDKASEAIIAELKKSSKKVGGKEEITQVATISANSDEKIGKLIADAMEKVGKDGVITVEEAKGIEDELDVVEGMQFDRGYLSPYFVTNAEKMTTQLENAYILLTDKKISSMKDILPLLERTMKEGKPLLIIAEDIEGEALTTLVVNKLRGVLNVAAVKAPGFGDRRKEMLKDIAILTGGQVISEELGKTLENADVSDLGMAARIVIDKDNTTIVDGKGKAHDVKDRIAQIKTQIEATTSDYDREKLQERLAKLSGGVAVIKVGAASEVEMKEKKDRVDDALSATKAAVEEGIVIGGGAALIRAAQKVHLNLHEDEKVGYEIIKRAIKAPLAQIAANAGYDRGVVVNEVEKHKEAHYGFNASNGEYVDMFKAGIIDPLKVARIALQNAVSVSSLLLTTEATVHEVKEDKPAPAMPDMGGMGGMGGMGGMM; this comes from the coding sequence ATGGCAACTAAAGAAATCAAATTTTCCGATGGCGCACGCAATAAACTCTTTGAAGGCGTCAAACAACTTCACGATGCCGTGAAAGTTACGATGGGACCTCGCGGACGCAATGTCCTTATTCAAAAAAGCTATGGCGCGCCTAGCATTACTAAAGATGGTGTGAGCGTGGCTAAAGAAATCGAACTAGCCTGTCCTGTGGCTAATATGGGCGCACAGCTAGTTAAAGAGGTGGCCAGCAAAACTGCTGATGCCGCAGGTGATGGCACCACCACCGCAACCGTTCTAGCTTACAGCATTTTCAAAGAGGGCTTGCGCAATATCACCGCTGGGGCTAACCCCATTGAGGTTAAACGCGGTATGGATAAAGCTAGCGAAGCGATCATTGCGGAGTTAAAAAAATCTAGCAAAAAAGTAGGTGGTAAAGAAGAAATCACCCAAGTAGCCACCATTTCGGCTAACTCTGATGAAAAAATCGGAAAACTCATTGCCGATGCGATGGAAAAAGTGGGCAAAGATGGCGTGATCACCGTTGAGGAAGCTAAGGGAATTGAGGACGAGCTTGATGTGGTTGAGGGTATGCAATTTGATCGTGGCTACCTCTCTCCTTACTTTGTAACCAATGCCGAAAAAATGACCACTCAGCTAGAAAACGCTTATATCCTCCTCACTGATAAGAAAATCTCTAGCATGAAAGACATTTTGCCCTTGCTTGAGCGCACCATGAAAGAGGGCAAACCCCTATTGATCATCGCTGAAGACATCGAAGGCGAAGCCCTTACTACTTTAGTAGTGAATAAACTCAGGGGTGTGCTCAATGTGGCAGCGGTGAAAGCCCCCGGTTTTGGCGATCGCCGTAAAGAAATGCTTAAAGACATCGCGATCTTGACTGGCGGACAAGTGATTTCTGAAGAATTGGGCAAAACCCTAGAAAATGCCGATGTGAGCGATCTAGGTATGGCTGCACGCATTGTGATCGATAAAGACAACACCACTATCGTGGATGGCAAAGGTAAAGCCCACGATGTGAAAGATCGCATCGCCCAAATCAAAACCCAAATCGAAGCCACTACCAGCGACTACGACAGAGAAAAACTCCAAGAACGCCTAGCCAAACTTAGCGGTGGCGTAGCCGTGATCAAAGTAGGCGCGGCTTCTGAAGTGGAAATGAAAGAGAAAAAAGATCGCGTGGATGATGCTTTATCTGCAACTAAAGCGGCTGTTGAAGAAGGCATTGTGATTGGTGGGGGTGCAGCTCTCATCCGTGCAGCCCAAAAAGTGCACCTAAATTTGCACGAAGATGAAAAAGTGGGCTATGAAATTATCAAGCGCGCTATTAAAGCCCCTTTAGCGCAAATCGCAGCTAATGCGGGTTATGATCGTGGCGTGGTGGTCAATGAAGTGGAAAAACACAAAGAAGCGCATTATGGCTTTAATGCAAGCAATGGCGAATATGTGGATATGTTTAAAGCAGGCATTATTGATCCTCTTAAAGTGGCGCGCATTGCTTTGCAAAACGCCGTATCTGTGTCTAGCTTGCTCTTGACTACAGAAGCTACCGTGCATGAAGTCAAAGAAGATAAACCAGCTCCTGCAATGCCTGATATGGGTGGCATGGGCGGTATGGGTGGCATGGGCGGTATGATGTAA
- a CDS encoding outer membrane protein, with product MLNAEDSGGYIQGGFQYSNFSGVNTGNFTSWCVNSNLCNQSNNTYHLPKTTTTTYNGNLYGANIQLGYKQFFGQKKHFGLRYYAIFSGQGGSGSPSYGSSTPISEQMGVNQPSANLFYGVGIDALFNFYEKNHRTFGLFAGVMIGGSSWLMGGDTAENGGCRWQNSSQGNAVGPCFTMNNFWKQQANTASEPNSGGEATFSPTFVQFIVNVGLRTNFTKHQGFEFGVRIPTINDPYFTATNTASGLNGLLTNYGNPGGSDSRYTITFRRNVALYWNYVINF from the coding sequence CTGCTAAATGCTGAAGATAGTGGGGGATATATACAGGGTGGGTTTCAGTATTCAAATTTTTCGGGGGTCAATACAGGAAACTTTACATCTTGGTGCGTAAATTCAAATTTATGCAACCAATCAAATAATACTTATCATCTCCCTAAAACCACAACTACGACTTACAATGGCAATCTTTATGGGGCAAACATCCAACTTGGATACAAACAATTTTTTGGACAGAAAAAACATTTTGGATTGCGCTACTATGCCATATTTAGCGGACAAGGGGGGAGTGGTAGTCCCTCTTATGGTTCTAGCACTCCAATCTCAGAACAAATGGGAGTAAACCAACCCTCCGCTAATCTATTTTATGGAGTGGGTATAGATGCTCTCTTTAATTTCTATGAAAAAAATCACCGCACCTTTGGTCTTTTTGCTGGCGTGATGATTGGGGGGAGTAGTTGGTTGATGGGTGGAGATACGGCTGAAAATGGGGGTTGTCGTTGGCAAAACTCATCTCAAGGCAACGCAGTTGGTCCTTGCTTCACCATGAACAACTTTTGGAAACAACAAGCAAATACGGCAAGTGAACCCAATAGTGGGGGCGAAGCTACTTTCTCACCTACTTTCGTGCAATTCATTGTCAATGTGGGCCTTAGAACTAACTTTACTAAACATCAGGGATTTGAGTTTGGTGTGCGCATCCCAACGATTAATGATCCCTATTTTACAGCAACAAACACAGCTAGTGGACTTAATGGTCTTTTGACAAATTATGGCAACCCCGGCGGTTCAGATTCTAGATACACCATCACCTTTAGACGCAATGTGGCCCTTTATTGGAACTATGTCATTAACTTCTAA